A single Kwoniella bestiolae CBS 10118 chromosome 6, complete sequence DNA region contains:
- a CDS encoding 18S rRNA biogenesis protein RCL1 → MTSQAGPSRDILRFTTHRHLRQRLLLSILSGKSIRVDGIRSDDVHVGLRDYEINLLRLAEKVTNGSTIEISVTGTSFLFHPGLLPGGNYTHTCHIGRSIGYYLELLIPLAPFCKKPFEINLYGVTGEEGRDMTVDMIRTVTLPHLHLFGVTDGLELQIKKRGSAPLGGGQAVFKCPVVRSLKTVQFLEKGKIRKIRGVAYSTRVSPQFANRMVESARSILNRYIPDIYLITDVYKGDDSGKSPGYGLTLLSQSTTSSLHSSETLSIPNQTQTPEDIALKAARLLLEEISTGGCVDSKHQWLVALLMALGKEDVSKVRMGKLTAHSVQFFRDMLLFFGTKYKLVENAQTGEVDVSCIGIGYSNVNKSMA, encoded by the exons ATGACATCCCAAGCTGGACCCTCAAGGGATATCCTCCGATTCACCACTCACCGACACCTCAGACAgcgtcttcttctctctaTATTATCTGGTAAATCCATACGGGTCGATGGAATACGGTCGGACGACGTACATGTCGGTTTGAGGGATTATGAGATCAATCTATTGAGGTTGGCCGAGAAGGTCACAAATGGAAGTACTATTGAGATCTCCGTCACTG GTACCTCATTTCTCTTTCACCCTGGTTTGTTACCCGGTGGTAACTACACACACACCTGTCATATTGGCAGATCCATAGGATATTATCTGGAACTGTTAATACCCCTCGCTCCATTCTGTAAGAAACCTTTTGAGATCAACCTGTATGGTGTTACAGGTGAAGAAGGGCGGGACATGACT GTCGACATGATCAGGACGGTAACTCTCCCTCATCTACACTTATTCGGCGTAACGGACGGACTAGAACTGCAAATCAAGAAAAGAGGTTCGGCGCCCTTAGGAGGAGGTCAAGCAGTGTTCAAATGTCCGGTAGTGAGGAGCTTGAAGACTGTCCAGTTTTTGGAGAAAGGCAAAATCAGGAAAATAAGGGGTGTAGC CTACTCTACTCGAGTCTCCCCTCAATTCGCCAATCGAATGGTCGAATCCGCTCGATCGATACTGAACAGGTACATACCCGATATATACCTAATAACGGATGTGTACAAAGGCGATGATTCTGGAAA ATCCCCGGGATACGgcctcaccctcctctcacaatccaccacctcctctctCCACTCCTCTGAGACCCTCTCGATACCCAACCAAACTCAGACACCAGAGGATATAGCATTGAAAGCTGCGCGCCTACTCCTAGAAGAGATAAGTACGGGCGGATGTGTAGATTCAAAACATCAATGGCTAGTTGCTCTGTTAATGGCATTGGGGAAAGAGGATGTGTCGAAAGTGAGGATGGGTAAATTGACGGCTCACAG CGTCCAATTCTTCCGCGATATGCTGTTATTCTTCGGAACGAAATACAAGCTCGTCGAGAATGCTCAAACGGGTGAAGTCGACGTTAGCTGTATAGGTATAGGGTATAGTAATGTCAACAAGTCGATGGCGTAG